Proteins encoded together in one Coffea arabica cultivar ET-39 chromosome 2c, Coffea Arabica ET-39 HiFi, whole genome shotgun sequence window:
- the LOC140035694 gene encoding uncharacterized protein: MTDILQQLAERQGPGPINQPGAWNRGEDRALERFLKFVPPNFIGGPNPELAENWLERMTNIFTALDYTEERRVKFVAFQFESVISDATEVIEDLKPIKLPYDLEVRTPTGEQSLLANLVYRDCEIWVGERKLLADLMGLNIKGYDVILEIDWLAHYHAQLNCKMKTVELCISGKATLKLDVRGRLASSAFISGIRVRKMLSKRAQGYLTFLINTPSDKMRLEDMPVVKEYPDVFLEKLESLPPERGIAFKIDVTPAVAPISKTPYRMAPTELKELKLQLQDLLERGFIKESDSPWGVPVLFVKKKDGSLRQCIDYRDLNNVTVKNKYPLPHIDESFYQLQIVVVFSKLDLKQGYYLLRILEKDIPKTAFNSRYEHFEFTVMSFGLTNAPAAFMNLMYRIFKSYLDQFVILFIVWTPKIALIQF; encoded by the exons atgactgatatcctacaACAATTAGCAGAGCGACAGGGTCCAGGGCCAATTAACCAACCCGGGGCCTGGAATAGAGGggaggatagagccttggaaaggtttttgaaatttgtTCCACCTAACTTTATTGGAGGACCTAATCCTGAgttagcggagaattggttggaaCGAATGACTAATATTTTCACCGCCTTAGACTATACCGAAGAGAGGCGAGTGAAATTTGTTGCCTTCCAATTTGAGAGTGTT ATCTCCGATGCTACCGAGGTGATTGAAG atttgaagccaattaagttaccttatgacttggaggttagaaCACCTACTGGGGAACAAAGTTTACTTGCTAACTTGGTATATAGAGATTGCGAGATATGGGTTGGAGAACGGAAGTTACTGGCCGATTTGATGGGTTTAaatattaaggggtatgatgtcatTCTAGAAATAGACTGGTTAGCTCATTACCATGCTCAGTTGAATTGTAAAATGAAAACGGTAGAGTTGTGCATTTCAGGAAAGGCAACCCtaaaattggatgtaaggggtagattagccTCATCCGCTTTTATTTCAGGAATCCGAGTTAGAAAGATGTTGAGTAAGAGAGCTCAAGGatatttgacttttcttataaatactcctAGTGATAAGATGAGGTTGGAAGATATGCCTGTAGTAAAGGAGTATCCGGatgtttttcttgaaaaattagaGTCTTTGCCTCCGGAAAGGGGGATAGCCTTTAAAATTGATGTAACTCCGGcagtagcacctatctctaagacgccaTATAGAATGGCTCCAACTGAATTGAAAGAATTGAAATTACAGTTACAAGATTTACTAGAGCGAGGCTTTATAAAggagagtgattccccgtggggagtCCCAGTattgtttgttaaaaagaaagatgggagtttaagaCAGTGTATAGACTACCGAGACTTGAACAATGTTActgttaagaataagtaccctttaccccacattgatgaatcgTTTTACCAATTGCAAATAGTGGTAGTATTCTCAAAATTGGACCTCAAGCAGGGTTATTATCTGttgagaattttggaaaaagataTACCTAAAACTGCTTTTAATTCGAGGTACGAACACTTTGAATTCACAGTAATGTCGTTTGGATTGACCAATGCACCTGCAGCTTTCATGAATTTAATGTACAGAATCTTTAAATCTTATCTGGACCAATTTGTAATACTATTCATTGTATGGACACCAAAAATTGCATTAATTCAATTTTaa
- the LOC113714019 gene encoding uncharacterized protein, translating into MSSGVGDQAMDLQLRLDAMMGEFKQLLKTSIEPLHDRIDQLENSKNLHSSSKGKESVYSNDEEDPFEGRYQTDHRTQRRGDDTIKGVKLKIPSFQGKSDPEAYLEWERKIELVYECHTYSEEQKVKLAALEFTDYASIWWDQLRLSRRRNRERAVETWDEMRSLMRKRFVPSYYSRDLHRRLQSLTQGSLSVEDYYKEMEMAIMKADLREDGEATMARFLHGLRPEIAEVVELQHYLDMNGMLEKAVTVERRLKRRGSTRPNTTYQAGNWRTPQPKREEKATAPSQPPRPNAFPPKATAKPEFKSNNGASKPRGRDTKCFKCQGYGHIASQCANQRAMLLLPNGEIVSDEEEEYEGMPPLEGEGDDSSEEIPTHEEIGCLVVRKVLTTRAKEEEIEIQRDNLFYTRCHIKDKEFEDIFPEDVPDGLPPLRGIEHQIDLIPGAPLPNKLAYRMGPEETKELQRQVEELLRKGWARESLSPCAVPVILVPKKDGTWRMCTDCRAVNAITVKYRHPIPRLDDMLDELHGAIIFTKIDLKSVVYFDDILIYSRSLEEHLEHLKVVFDVLRKERLYANLKKCTFCTDRVVFLGHVVSVQGIHVDAEKVKAIQEWPMPTSVSEVRSFHGLASFYRRFVKDFSTIAAPLTTVMKKT; encoded by the exons atgtctagtggagttggtgaccaagcAATGGACCTTCAACTTCGCCTAGATGCCATGATGGGGGAGTTCAAGCAATTGCTTAAAACCTCCATTGAACCATTGCATGACCGGATTGATCAGTTGGAAAACTCGAAGAATCTACATAGCTCGAGTAAAGGCAAGGAATCGGTGTACTCCAATGATGAAGAGGATCCGTTTGAGGGGAGGTACCAAACTGATCACCGTACACAAAGGCGAGGAGACGACACCATTAAGGGGGTCAAACTCAAAATTCCTTCCTTCCAAGGCAAGTCCGATCCCGAAGCctacttggaatgggaacggAAAATCGAATTGGTCTATGAGTGCCACACATACTCGGAGGAACAAAAAGTAAAACTTGCAGCCCTGGAGTTCACTGACTAcgcctccatttggtgggaccaatTACGACTAAGCCGAAGAAGAAATCGTGAAAGGGCCGTGGAGACTTGGGACGAGATGAGGAGTCTCATGAGGAAAAGGTTCGTGCCGAGCTACTATAGCCGTGACTTACACCGACGGTTACAATCTCTcacccaaggttccttgtcagTTGAGGATTATTATAAAGAGATGGAGATGGCCATTATGAAGGCAGACTTGCGTGAGGATGGAGAAGCCACTATGGCTCGATTTTTGCATGGTTTGAGGCCCGAGATTGCCGAAGTAGTGGAACTCCAACACTACCTAGACATGAATGGAATGTTGGAGAAGGCGGTTACAGTTGAACGacgcctcaagaggaggggaagtACACGGCCTAACACCACGTACCAAGCTGGAAATTGGCGTACCCCTCAACCAAAGAGGGAGGAGAAGGCCACGGCTCCGTCTCAACCACCAAGGCCGAATGCCTTTCCACCCAAGGCAACAGCCAAACCTGAATTTAAGAGTAATAATGGAGCTTCTAAACCGCGTGGCCGAGACActaagtgctttaagtgtcaaggcTATGGTCATATTGCATCTCAATGTGCCAACCAAAGGGCTATGCTACTATTGCCAAATGGCGAGATTGTGTCCGATGAAGAGGAGGAATACGAAGGGATGCCACCTCTAGAGGGTGAAGGGGATGATTCAAGTGAGGAGATACCCACgcatgaggagattggatgcTTGGTGGTTCGAAAGGTCCTCACCACCCGCGCCAAGGAAGAGGAAATCGAGATACAACGGGATAACCTTTTCTACACGAGatgtcatatcaaggataag GAATTTGAGGACATTTTTCCTGAGGATGTGCCCGATGGACTACCACCCTTAAGGGGAATCGAGCACCAGAttgacctcattcctggagcccCATTACCTAACAAACTGGCCTatcgcatgggccctgaggaaaCTAAGGagttgcaaaggcaagtggaggagttactaaggaaaggttgggctCGAGAAAGTCTAAGCCCGTGTGCTGTACCTGTGATTCTCGTGCCTAAGAAGGATGGAACTTGgagaatgtgcactgactgtagagCAGTCAACGCGATCACGGTAAAgtatcgtcaccctattcctaggttagatgatatgttagatgaactGCATGGTGCCATTATCTTTACTAAAATTGATCtgaaaagtg TGGTTTACTTTGACGATATCTTGATCTATAGCAGGAGCTTAGAGGAGCACCTTGAGCACCTCAAAGTTGTTTTTGATGTACTTCGAAAGGAAAGGCTGTAcgccaaccttaagaagtgcacatttTGCACTGACCGTGTGGTGTTTCTAGGACATGTGGTAAGTGTGCAGGGCATTCATGTGGATGCAGAAAAGGTCAAAGCCATCCAAGAGTGGCCAATGCCTACCTCTGTAAGTGAAGTGCGCAGCTTCCATGGGCTAGCAAGCTTCTACCGCCGCTTCGTGAAGGATTTTAGCACAATTGCTGCACCTCTTACCACGGTCATGAAAAAAACATGA